A segment of the Scomber japonicus isolate fScoJap1 chromosome 5, fScoJap1.pri, whole genome shotgun sequence genome:
CTAAATTGGTATTGCatgtgaaaataattaaaatatccTTTTTCATAATAGACTCGTGCATCTGGGAAAGGTTCTGTTAAAACTTCACACATATATTAAAACATcacttctttatttttgtttgaatgtttgaacCTCCATCTAATATTTCAGAAATGCTTGTACTGTACAGTTTTGCATATTTAATACTGATAATGATTTGCATGTATTAGCGACGGGCAGTTTTACAATTTTATGAGTTTTctagttttttaaagttttccttagttttttagtttttattttttttagatgagTCAAAGTTTCATCAGAAGTCAAAGtccatctctctccttttctctctccgcCGTCTGTTTCTTCCCAGATGGACATGTCAGTGGAAACCTTGTTCAGCATAATGCAGGAGCGCCAGAAACGCTACGCCAAGTACGCAGAGCAGATCCAGAAGGTCAACGAGATGTCGATGATCCTGCGACGCATCCAGATGGGCATCGACCAGACGGTGCCGCTGATGGAGCGACTCAACAACATGCTGCCTGAGAGCGAACGCCTGGAGCCCTTCAGCATGAGGCCCGACGGGGAATCTGTCACCAAGTAGCTTCTTTTAAAATCCTCAACGTTGCTGCTTCCTACGAACCCAGAGTACTCCGTCCGTGCCCTCAGTCCAGGAGGAAGTGCAGGTGTGTCCAGCTGTAGGAATATTAAGCTTTTATAAATGGGTTAAATAATTTCACCCGTTTCATTTTCACAGTAGAGAAGGAGCTCAGCTGAGAATATCTGAGTCTCTCCAGGTCACAATCACttcaatttcattattttaattagagCAGGGAAACTCTCTTTATCAGAAACATCCTACTTACTACTGCACTTCTATCCAGCACTCATACCACATTCATACCTGAGTCCAACCACCTGTTACCGACCACTGACTGGCCCCACTGGAGGAATCGCTAATTTTAAGATCTGCATACAATTGAACCCCAACTGTACAAGCAGCAGGCCTGgagattattattactaatcCTCTCCCTGCAGGAAATAAACTGGCAAGCTTCCAGACACAAAAACCATCTTTGCTAATCTAAAGGCAGGAGAGGAACAGACGCATTTGATTGAGAATGAACTCCAGATgctcaaaaaacacacacaaaaaacaagccCCTCCAAATGTGTCATAGGTTTTACAAACTCAAATGAATGTGAGCGACATATAAAATATCTCTAGAAGTTTGCTTCTACCTGCCAAAATATCAAGAACCACCTAAGAACCTCCAGTGGATTGAGTTTTGAATCTTAACAATAAAGACCTGATTTTCATCTCGCTCCGTTTGCCATATGTCGCCGTTTACATGACAACCGTGAACTGCTTACGTGCAGATTGACTGCTATTTTAGTGTATAATATAGGTGTATAATATTTGGGATattatgaagaagaagaagaggctcaAAGAGAGAACCAAgaagatttttttctcattggaTTACACACAAGAAGCAAGAGGATGTACAGTGGGAGTAAAATGAGAACCGGAGCACCTCATGGACGGAGGAAAGTCTGAAATACTCTCATGAACTTTTGAACTCGACAGAACTTGACTTTAATTTATTTGGGTAGTTTTTTCCCAGCACATTGCCGAGCTTGTTTGCATGCAAAATAGTAAAGAAAGTGAAGTGAAATAGGACCTAACGGAGACCTGGACGCAGATCAGCTACAGAAGAGGGACGCTAAGGATGAGGACAGAAAACATTTgataacaccccccccccccccccgcccccccccgcCCTCGTCCAGTCCAGACGATGCTTTTACATGGCGCTAACAGATTTCAGCATTaaatttgtatgttttgtttgcttgtgaCATTCAAAGTTAAACATCACACATACCAAAGATTCACAAATCCTCACAGCTGTTTAAATAATAAGTGGCACTTTAGAACAGATATTAAAAGTTTGGGCATATCTTTCAGCTGTTTGAGGATAGTGGTCAAATTAACGTCATCACTTCATCTGTTGAATATTTGCCTCCGATGTATTTTAAGTCATTCATCATTTGCTTAAAGGGTTATATCAAATTATACAAATATTTTCTCTACTGACTTTAGTAGTATCTATTCATGCAGattagttttggttttatttgtctctGAGATTTTTCTGCTGCCCAATATAATGGAGGTGAATTCATTTagtttgtggtgctcacagcattaaaaaaaatgcattaaataaattaaagtgtaGCATTGTTATCCTGATAATACACAAAACTATTCTGCCAATAGCTggatcatttattttgtgtggtAGTAACCAGGACACTGATTCTAGAAAGACACATAACTGAATctgtgaatattttatattataatgaCAAATATAAGCACTACAAATAAAATCCCATTCACCTCTGTTGTAATTTCAGCAGCTGAAAACGTCTCAAAGCCTGTGTTCCTGCATGACTTGATACCATCAAAGGTTAGAGAGaagttactgtatgttttgtaatttgggtgttcaaaaaaaaagaagaaaaccctTTTAACTAATAACAGGCCAGTTTGCAgtgtggaaataaaaaaaaagaaaagacatgaaACAAAGACTTAAatggcattattattattattattattattattattagttttatgGCAGCAGTGTGACTGTGAGTTTGTGTAGCTCCAGCAGGTGGAGCCAGAGATAACAGTGTGGCTGCTGAAGGTTAAAAGTCCAGAAGTAGAGCTGCTCTCGAGTCAGAAGTTGAGTGTGTTGCTGAAGGACATTGTTGCgtcttaacacacacacacacacacacacacacacacacacacacacacacacacacacacacagctgctcttTTCATCACTTCTACCAGAGCTTCAGAAAGCCAGATCTcatgtgatgtcattttatCACTAATGCCACCTTCTACCACTTATGAAATCACCTTTACCAAACATATTTGGTAAGATTtgccctctttcttttccttctacTTGGCTCAACAAAGTCACAGAAGCATTATAAGTCCAGTTCTTGCATCAACCTCAAAGCTAAAATCTAAACGAGGCATTAAAAGATTTcacttggggaaaaaaagtttacaGCAGTGGTTAGGGTTACCTCTCTGGATTCAGCGTTGGATGGTGTTTTCTCCCATGGGTGCCAGTGTATTCTGATTAGAAGAGTTGTGTACAttgtgcaattttttttttttttagcagtggGGTATAAACACGCTGAACTCAATTACACCTACAAAAGGATCGTCCTCCGGCTGGCTCGCTTTGAGGTACAGAATTAGCCCTGGTTGGTTGACATAAGGGACGTAATGCAGAGACAAGTTTTCTTTTGAATTTAAAGCAGAACTCCTTTGATATGTTATCGCCTTTCATGTGTAAATTAAAATGGgtgaaaaatgtcttaaatggCCTTGGGGGTATTGTTTGAACATTGGAACAGAAATGGGGGGATTGTGAGTGCTTTTTCTCTGTGGCGAGGAGGAGTAAAAGTTCCTCAGTCTTTTGTAATGAAGAATAGCTTCCTGACGCTCAGAGCTGGATATTAACGCCACAAGATGATACAATACGATCTGCCACCAGGAAATTCATTCACCAAAGTGAAATAGAAAATCCAATTTCCCTTGTATACTTCTCATTTGAATATAAATCAAAGGCTGGTTtgctcctcttttccttattaTTTTTCCTGCTCAAAATtgcaacatgaagaaaaaaaaaaaaaaaaaaaaaaagtctcgtTGGCCTTCTTATCCCCGTCATCTTTTAGGGGGGGGGACACAAGCATCCACCAGCATCAGTTGTTTTCCTGTGATAAACAGTAGAGTTTAGTTTCCAGACTACTGGAATCTGAAATGTGAGAAACAATGCAATTACTTGTTTTAAGTTACGTAATTCAAAGGCTTTTTCAGATTGTGTGGGAAAAGTTGTCAGGATACAAatatgcaacttttttttttatagttgtttgacatttttcaagAAGGTTGAGTATTCTCCTGCAGCAGTTTCATAAAGTCaggatttgatttttttaaattttgtctTCAGAGCTGAAACAAGAGTTCAAGAGTTCAAGACAAACTTTATTGTCCCACCAGGTGGATCTAACCACTCATGCTGCAGccactgaaaataaatataacatatatagggaggaaaggaaggaaaggcggaggaaggaaacaaggaagggaggaaggaaaagaaggaaggtaggagtgatggaggagggaggaagaagggaggaaggaaaggaaggacggaggaaagaaggagggaaggaaggtaggtgggagggagggaggaaagaaggaagatgggagggagggagggaggaaagaaggaagatgggagggagggagggagaaaggaaacgaggaaggaaggaaagaaggacagaggaaaggagaaagggatgaaagaaagaaataaaacagccATAAATGCCATAATACACAAGATAGTACATAATACATacaatgcaaaaatatattaaatagtgAATAAATACATACTCAATATCAGATAGCAGCTCgaatagataaaacaaaaaaaagaaaagaaagaaaacaccaacaCACCTACAGCCACAGTGTAAAGATGCAGCTTTATCTGGCttttaacaattaattaaaactattaatcagttttgataatcaatttaTTGATTCagaaatatttcagaaaaactgacaaaaaagcTCTCAAGTAAGGATTCGctgcttctttgttttttctgataGTTAACTGAATATTCAGCAAGATTTTGGGTTTTGGAGACAAATCTCTGAGAAACGTCTTATAGTATATTGACCaaacaaataattaattgatAAGCAAGGTAATTATTAGTAGCAGTCTTAAATAAGGTAGTAATATATTTTGAGTTTGGAGTGTTGGTcgaacaaaacaagatattaaaATAGGAAAACTTGAACTCAGGTAAACTTTTTACATTGTATTGACATTGATAAACAAATAATTACTAATGAAGAAAACAACCAGCACACTAATCAATAAGCAAAGTCATTGTCAGTAACTGTTTTATTTAAGGTAGCACACTGAATATATTTTGAgtttggacaaaacaagcaatattgtgatatttcagtATTCTTTGGTCAATTTCTAGGTTTGCAGTTTGATTAATAATGAAACATAAAGCTTGTTGCAGCCCTATCCAGTCATAATTTAACCCAGTTACAGCACTTCCCCACATTGCCAGGTggcatttattaaaaaaacatgtttttatatagaGATTTTTCACATAACGCTCCATTCTTTTATACATGTGCCAAATCTGAGCAgactgaaaacttttttttttttttttttttttttttgctcttgaCTGTTATAAATACAGCACCAGCACGAGTAGCTTGAGGAAAGGAGGCGTCCCTTAGATGATTGCCTGTATTGACTTTCATCCTGTAAAATTACCCAGCACTGCTCTTTTATTTGACATTCAGTCACCTCCAGTGATGGATAACCTGGTGGACCTCCCTCTTGAGTTGCAGCCAAATATTATCCCTCTTACTAGGAGACATGAATTCTACCTCAGACCAGATCTATCAGGGGACATCTAATAAAGCACTTTGTTGCTTCATTGCACATTTGTGTTCTCAAGGACATCGAGCTGCTACAGCAGAACGGGAGTGACGTGTCCTTCCATTGAAATGCCGCTGCTTCGGCACTCTTTGGGAGTACAACAGTATATCAGCATACAAAACCCTTTAAAAACATCTGGAATATAGCCAGGGAGTCATACTCAGGAGCCCTTTTCATAGAAGTGTATAGAGAGAAGTGCAGGTCTcgtgtgcatgttttatttttgattagTTTAAATATGTCAAAATTAACACGTTTGGAAATGATCTCACATATTGCAGGTTGCAGCTTGCAAGGTGCAAATtgggtgggggaaaaaaaaaagtcagtggtgCTCTTTGGTCTCTACATTACATATGTGCAGTGAATTGGGGAATTTTTACTAGTCCCATATGAGCTGATGGCTGCTTTCatcaggaggagcagctgtggcCGCGCTCAGCTGCTTGGATTGATTCAGCTTCTTGCTTGAAGACATTTCAACACCTTGGCTGAGGTGGGATTGAAATGTCTCCTGTTATTCGGATTcactattttttgttttttaagtctAGTCTTTAGAAGAGGAAGAGTAATGCTTGTGATCTTTTCCTTGTGCACTGTGCAAGAGTATTCATAGAGTGATTATAATTCTTGTTTTAAAGGGGACACAACttgctttttgtcattttctgtagTGGGGGGGAAATAAGTATTGAACCcgttaacatgtttttttagtaaatatatttccaatgaGGATATTTTCACCAGATTTTTGGTATTAACTCAGAAAATCcacacatataaagaaatcaaaacattaaagtccatgaataaaatttaaaaaaggattcAACACACTAATTGAAATTTAGTGGAGAAGCCTTTTGTTTGTAATCACAGCTTCGAGACTCAAGGCTGTAGAGCTCAGGTGTGATTTTTAAACAGATTGTCTTTTAAATCTAGAAGATTATGACGAGCCCTCTTGGGAACTTTAATCTTGAGTTCCTTCCATAAATGTTGCCCCAACTACTACCCCTACTTTAGGTTTTGTAATACATCTGTAACCAGTCCCATTGAAGTGTTTTGCAACAATCAGCTTGCAAAGGTCTTGGGAGAGTTCTTTGCTTTAACCCAATATGAGATGCCTCTTGGTAACAGAAAAACCTTTTTATTGCACATCAGTATGTACTAACCCAGTTGATATTAATTTACACAGACAGGAGGTAGAAATACTTTTTTACTACTTACAGATTTCAGCTggttcctttccttttcttgcCTTGGTGTACTACTGTCATTCCactttattacacataactttatttatggacttcaatgttttgatttctttatatATGTGGATTTCTTGAGTTGATACCAAAGTCACGTAAATATCCTCAttggaaatatatatatgttggaTTTCCACTCCAAACAATCACTGAAAGCCCAGTGCTTCAGCCTTAACGATTCATTTGCAATTTTAACTCCACTTCCTTCTTAAGATGACATCAAATTATTCGAGGATGCCCACAAATGTCGATCTGTTCCATAGCCTTTGTTCGCTAATGTTTCAGTAGTTTATTCACTCATATTTCAGTTTAGATACTCCTttgaacatgtacagatgtgtttGAGAAGTTTCTATTTGTCCTCCAGAACTGGTGGAAGTCTGTTGACGGTCTAAAAGTGGCGAATCAGACCAGAGTGGGCAAAAacagccagtataagataaacaagaaggttttttttaaactgtaaatcatgcagatattccagtagagctccagaatataaatgaaataaacctataaatgtgcatgatacTTCCTCGATATCTTGAAACAACTGTAAGAAAGATATTATCATCCTGATGTGATGCATTGAGCCAGTCTGAAGGAGCCGACTGAAAGGaaacctattatgctcatttccagctctgtaGTTTCATTCTGGGACTCCACTCGAGAAGCTTTGAATGATTTAGAGTTTGAAAAGGAATCATTGCTTATCGTATACAGTTCAGTCTCTATTTCTTATCAGTCCatcttagctcctgtctcttgatgcctcccctccctcccaatCAGACTACTTTGTTCCAGCTTTCCAGAAACCTGCTGAGGGGCTTATGAGAGTATGAAAGTCATGTTAAGTTACCGCCGATGAAAACCCAACAcctctgcagacggactccttcctgtctcaagcgtgagatggcacgagcgagcccagagcagaggaaatagtcagattatatatgtataatacattatcttgtgaaaggatgaccttgttctaccatcagaacaacgtaagcacaatagtcacgtcataatgtgtgtataatCAGGACAgtggttagtcagtagattataacatacatgatgttcactcaatcagcatttcatgtaacataagtggtgtcataTGACATAGTAACTCATTtgtgtcagagaagatgaataataagaattcccattataCTGCTTAatattaaagcttttaaattactaaataattggagacttttattgtgaagaaccAAATTAGCAGGGCTATACGTTAATGGTTTCAACATAGAGATATTTGGAtctttgttcagcagatcagTGAGAGCAGCCAGAGCAGACTAGTAACCTACTTTGGCTTTCCACATCCATTTACCCCATTATTTGACACCTTGGCCGCATTTAATATATTAACATCTGACAgtgtaatattatatataaatgactgaaaataagggaAAGCGTAATGGTTTCCCTTTAAAAGGACACACTTTGAAATTACAGTAACTTTTGAATCACgaccaaaaataaatgttaataactGACAGCACTGATTATATATCCAGTTTAATGTAGATACAGCATATATACACCTTTGAACTATTGTAATAGGGCTCCTATAATTGTTGTCAATCCTATGCTATGAGTCAGACATGATGTTCCCGCTTGACATTTCTGATTAAACCTCCATCTCTTCCCCTGTTCTCTGAATAAAGACCGTGATACAACTGATGGTTCACAAATCTGTCAAGTCTACCTTTGAGCTTATATAATCGTTActttatgaaacagaaaaaagttaatttaccAAATCATTTACTTTCAAATACTCGTCCTTGCACATCTAAGGGTAACCTCACCTTTcagattcatgtttttaattatttaccACACAGCTGTTTATGTCATGATGGGGGTAGTTAAGTACCTTCACTCGAGGTACTCTGACATCATGAAGTAAGAGCGAACCTGTGTGGGCAGCAGAGTGGAAGTCTAAAACATAAGACGCCATTACAGTGAGGATTTTTGGCTGAATAGTTTTGgtgaaatgttgaaataatgACAAAGGCACACAAACATGTTAACAcctaaaaagaaagagacagagagaagtattattgcttaaagaaaagaagagtgtATTTGTTTCATGTGCCAGCCCATTTTGCTTCATTTGAcagcctcttttcttttccGCATGCCTAAATGTCTGACCTTTAACTTTAAATTGAACACATTGAGCTCCCTGGTCACTGTACAGCTCCAGTCAGTGTGGCTGAGTGTCAAAAACTATGATTTATTTGCCCTTGAGCACGAATCTGCCCCTCGGCTGCTCCAGCAGAGCTCACGAAGCAGCCAGCAGCACAAAAACCATTGAGGATGATGTGGATACTGGGCGAATGGATGACGTCTAACACATCCTCCCCCACAGCTGACTTCCTGAGTCATCGGTGTTAAATAAGAACAAGTTCTGGACTTGTTTGGATAAACAAAAGTTTGTACGACagtaatgaaaagaagaaataataataaataaaatttaaaaaaagataatgacACTTTACACCGGAGATAACATTTAAATTGTTTGAGAAGTTGCTCTTTATTAAACGCGGGGCAGTGAGAGACTCAGATGGTGATTCAGTGCCACCAGGGCTGCTGCCATGAGTGACAGCATCATGTCTCATCTCAGACAGCCTGTAgtcaaacaaacagcagctcatTACAGCATCAGTTTGGATCACTTGCACTGATTTGGGTGGGAGAGGTGACATTGGCTCACAATGTGAAttgagatggagggatggagggaaggcaTGAGTTTAATGTTTCTTTACGTCTCGGGCGGTTTTGATGGCTAACCAAAGATTCTTGAGCTTTGGATGTGCTGGCTTTTGAGAGCTTCATTGGGAGCTGCAGCCAACTCACTGTTTGATATCTGATGTGATCCAGACTTGCCGAAAATTCCCAGAAAGGTTGCACTGTTCAGTCAGTTTTAGGCTGCTTTAAACAATCGAGGTCAGGGGTTTGAGAAGAAATGCAGTAGGAAGACCACATAATAATAGTAATGCTTTTTTAGTCCACCTTCAAGCATATCCATTTGGAAACGTCATAAAGACTTTTGCCCTTAACGTGTGTTCAGACAGCAAGCAAagcaaatgttttaatgtgtgttattggtGTGAATTTTTGATCGCAGAGGAACGCAAACAGCCAGCGTACTGAGTGTACAGACGTTACAGATGGCCCTGACTGTATGAGCTACCAGCTGTTCTGTCATTGGGATTTTctaatgcattttaatgtctAATGactctgtgattttttttattatacaacCGATGTTATCACACTTTCTTAAAGGACCAGCACAAGACCTACAGTTGATATACCCCCATCTGAGTGGATATTTTAGGAAGCTTTAGGGTGGAAAAAGTGAAACCGCTTCATCCCAGAATTAGGATGTGAAATGGCATTTAACTAAAATTCTCATTTTCCAGGAACCCCTTTAACCTGCCTTCTTTTTCATCTGAGACATGTCAGTAGTGTACAATGAGCTTTATGAATGTACACATACGTACATTACTGCTAAAAATTGTTATATTAGGTTATTGATGTTCACTTATTGTGTATAAGCCTATAGGTTATATCATGTCTTATTGTTAAATTAGAATAACTGATCCAAATGTTTTGAAGAATTCATTGTACAGTATGATGGATGAATAATGCATAATACATTTGGAATAAACCAAATATCACAGCCTATAAAGACATGTCAGCAGCATCAGTCTTTACATCGAAGTGGCAAATCTGGCACAACGTTCAATATCGTCATTTATTCGGTGCGTCAATTAGCACGAGACCTTGGAGACGCAGGCGGCAtatcttcttcacctcctctatGCCACGCGCCCTCTCCACCGCGCGCTTGTTCCTGAGCCGCTCGGACAGCTGCTGAAAGATGGTCGGCTTGTCATTCATCCTGGCGCAGATGACAAATGGGAATCCAAAGCGCACCTTGTACTCGTCGTTATGCCGAGCCATGCGCAAAAGCTCCGTGGAGTCCAGCCCATCCATTCCGGCCTGTGCCTGCTCCTCGCGCGACTCCGGTGTCAAGGTGCCACTCTGGTGGTCCCTGCCAGCGAGGTCTGGCAGACACCTGAGGATCCCCTCTTTACCTACACACATACGGGGACTGATTAGAGCCATTACGCGCAAAATTAACTTATAGGTCAATTCTAAAACGCTAAATATGACAAAGTGTAGCTCACCTGATTCTGGCAGGGCATCAATGAACTCACTGATAGCAGCCTCTAAAGCACTGATGTTCACAAAGGGACGCCTCGACCACACAGCGGCTGTTATAATGGGGCATTTCTCCACCACATTGCCgaaaatattcacaaaatcCTCATAAGGAAGACAGTTTACTGTGGCGATTTCCATGTTCATGCGCGGACACTGTTTAGTATCTAGATGCACGGGCAGTGTGTGGCGACCTTTGGACATGACAGTGTAAACCCCTCGCTACAAGGTTAACGCACTGTTGGACACCCTGGCTGGGGttagtattttatttgtcaGATTAACATCCAAAAATCTAacgttgaaaaaaaaagaagatttatttattacagAGTTTAAAAGACCTGTATTTTAGGCCCCATCTGCATCTGGTATTAAGGTATCAGCATCAGTTTGGATCACTTGCACtgatttggggggggggggtgacattgGCTCACAATGTGAAttgagatggagggatggagggaaggcaTGAGTTTAATGTTTCTTTATGTCTCGGGCGATTATAATGGCTTACCAAAGGTACTTGATCTTTGGATGTGCTGGCTTTTGAGAGCTTCATTGGGAGCTGCAGCCGACTCACTGTTTGATACCTGATGTGATCCAGACTTGCCGAAAATTCCCAGAAAGGTTGCACTGTTCAGTCAGTTTTGGTCTGCTTTAAACAATCGAGGTCAGAGGTTTGAGACGAGTTGCAGGAGGAAGaccacataataataataatgcttttTTAGTCCGCCTTCAAGCATATCCATTTGGAAACGTCATAAAGACTTTTGCCCTTAACGTGTGTTCAGACAGCAAGCAAagcaaatgttttaatgtgtgttattggtGTGAATTTTTGATCGCAGAGGAACGCAAACAGCCAGCGTACTGAGTGTACAGACGTTACAGATGGCCCTGACTGTATGAGCTACCAGCTGTTCTGTCATTGGGCTTTTCTGATGCATTTTAATGactcttattttttattatacaaCCGATGTTATCACACTTTCTTAAAGGACCACTTTGCTGATATTCAATCTTATCTCTAGCTGTCCAAATTAGGGATAACAGTTTTGTACAGTGATGTAGTTGGGGGCAAAGAAGAAGTACAATAATGCTGTTATATGTAGCGGTGCCTTCAGTCAATCAATCGAACTGTaatatatagcagctttcatgcaggttaatgtagttcagaGCACTTCATAGtggattgacaagctgataatgagacagaacaagtgtaggttgaggacaacataaagaaaaggaacaaaaaaaaggatattcAAGGATGGTTAAATGTGGTTCTCCCAAAACAATCCACCTACCATGTTACA
Coding sequences within it:
- the LOC128359108 gene encoding 2-oxo-4-hydroxy-4-carboxy-5-ureidoimidazoline decarboxylase-like; amino-acid sequence: MNMEIATVNCLPYEDFVNIFGNVVEKCPIITAAVWSRRPFVNISALEAAISEFIDALPESGKEGILRCLPDLAGRDHQSGTLTPESREEQAQAGMDGLDSTELLRMARHNDEYKVRFGFPFVICARMNDKPTIFQQLSERLRNKRAVERARGIEEVKKICRLRLQGLVLIDAPNK